Within the Fundidesulfovibrio putealis DSM 16056 genome, the region CTGCTGGTCGAACAGGGCGTGGTCGTTGCGGGCCAGCCAGCGCTCTTCGCCGCCGGGCACGGCCAGCCGGTACTCGATGGCACCCACGGGGCTTTGCGGGGTGAGCGATTCCAGGTGGCGGGTGAGGCGCTCGCCCTCTTCCGGGGCCAGCTCCTCCGCGAAGACCGCGCCCACCAGCTCTTCCTTGCTCTTGCCGAAGTAGCGGGCCACGGCGGCGTTGGCGAAGGTGATGGTGCCGCCGGGACGGAAGCGCCAGACCAGCTCGGTCTGGTCTTCCACGATGGCGCGGTAGCGGGCCTCGCTGGATTCCAGGGCCTCCTTGATGAGGCGGCGCGCCGTGACGTCGGTCAGGTAGCCCACGATCTCGGCGGGGCGGCCGTATTCGTCCAGCACCAGGCGGAACTGGTCGCGTATCCAGCGGGTGAGGCCCTGGGCGTTGGTGAAGCGGTACTCGCGGGTGCCCTGGCCCATGGCCAGCTGCAGGCGCAGCTCCGCCTCCATGATGGGCGCGTCGTCGGCGTTCAGGCGCGACAGCCAGAAGCGCGGGTTGCTGAGGAAGTCCTGGGGGCTGAAGCCGGTCAGGTCCTCCACGTTGTCTGAGATGAAGGTCAGGTCCAGGTCGCCCACGGGGCGGCGCGAGTAGATCACCGCCGGGGAGCTGGTCATGAGCGTCTTGAGGCGGGCCTTGGTGCGGGCGAGATTGGCCTCGGCCTCCTTGCGCTCGGTGATGTCCTGCACCATGGGCAGGTAGTAGATGGGTTTGCCGGAGGCGTCGCGCACCAGGGCCGCCGACAGGTGCACCCAGACCACGGCCCCGGTCTTGTGGATGTAGCGCTTGTCCAGCTCGTAGTGGTCTATCTCGCCGCTGCGCAGTTTGGCGGAGCGGGCCTGGGCGTCCTCCACGTCGTCGGGGTGGGTGAGCCGGATGATGTGGGTGCCGAGAAGCTCCTCCTCCTCGTAGCCGGTGAGGTTGCAGAAGGCCTCGTTGGCGCGCAGGAAGGTCCAGTCCAGGGAGAGCATGGCCGCCCCGATGGGGGACTGGTCGAAAGTGCGCCGGAACTTTTCCTCGGACTCGCGCAGCGACATTTCTATCTCGCGCACGGCTGATTCGGCCAGCTTGCGCTCGGTGATGTCGATGTTCAGGCCCTCAATATAGAGGAGCTCCCCGTTGTGGTCGCGAACCTGGCGCGCGCTGGTGTTGATCCAGCGGACGCCGCCGTCTTTTCGCCAGAAGCGCGTCTCGAAGCCGGTGATGCGCCCGTGGGCGGCCAGCTCGGTGATGAGGTGGTCGCGGTCGGCGGGGTCCACGTAGAGTTGGGAACGCAGGTCCGTGAGCGAGGCGATCATCTCTTCGGGGCTGTCGTACCCGAGAATCTCGGCCAGCGCCGGGTTCACGGCGATGAAGCGGCCATCCGGCGTGGACTGGAACACGCCCTCCACGGCGTTCTTGAAGAAGGACTTGTACTTGCGCTCGGCCTGCTTGAGGGGGGTCAGGTCCGTGAAGGTCAGGATGCTCAGCTGGGCGCTGGGCGTGGTGAGCGGCTGGGCCGCGATGAGCACGGGCAGGCGGGCTCCGCCGGCTCCCTGGAGGGTGCGCTCCTGCGGGAGCAGGGGCTTCAGGAGGTCAAGCGGCTGGGCGCGGTCGGGCTCGCACAGGCACTCCAGGCCGTGGCACTCGCGCCCCACGATGTCGCCCTCGGCCCGCCCCAGAAGCTCCAGGGCCTTGGGGTTGGCGTGCACGATGACGTGGGTGGCGGCGTTCACCACCAGGATGCCCGCGTCGATGGCCTCGAGCAGGTCCAGACTATTGGTGAGGGACATGACGCAACCTCCGCGCCGCATTGGTTACGACGCCGGACGCGCCGTGGCAAGAGCCTTTGACATCCGGCGCGGCCTGAGTCACTTCTTCGGGTCATGAAGCATGCCGATTTATCTGGGAAAACCGCCGCGCTGGGGATCGCATGTGGCTGGAGGCGACCCTGGACGCCCGCAGCGTCGCCCCGGTGCTGCTGCCCCAGGGCGAATTCCCGCTGATACTGTCGGGGGCGTCGGGAACGACTTCTCCGTGCGCTTCACGCAACGGCCCGTTCCGCTTTTTGATTCGATAAAGGACTGGAGGTAGTCATGGCGCGTCTGCGTGTTCTCGCCCTGCTCGGGTTCGTCCTGCTGGCCGCAGGCTCGGCGCAGGCCCTCGCGGCCGATTCGCCCCTGGTCAATCCCGGCGTCCCGGCGTCCTCCCCTGACAGCCTGGCCTGGAGGGAGGTGCTCAAGGGCATCGACAGGGACCTGGACAGGCGGGCCGCCGAAGTGGCGGAAGTGCGCCGCGACATGCCCGCGCTCCTGGAGCAGGCCAAGGCCTATCTGGCCCGGATGGACAACCACCTGAGCCAGGTGCTCATCATCGGCGGCGTGGCGGGCCGGACCCCCTGGGCCATGCGCAGCCTCCGGGCTCATTACCAGAGCATGGAGATCGCCCTGGAGCGCGAGGCGGGCATGCTGCGCCTGACCCGCGAGCACCTGGACAGGATCAAGCAGGAGAACGCCACGCTGCGCGAAATTAAGCGCAAAGGCCCCGAGAACGCTTACAACGACGCCACCGTGGCCGCCCTGGATGAACCCACGCGAAAGATGGCGGCCATCAAGTTGGAAGTGGACGACCTCAAGGCGAACATCGACGGAGTGCTCCAGATGTTCGCCGACCTGGAGGAGAACGTCCGCGAGGCCAACCGCGATTTTCTCGAAGACTACATCGACATATTCAAGGAGCATTTCTTCAGCACCAGCCGCCCCCCGCTGGACGTCTACGGCCTCAAGCTGCTGGAGAGCCGCGCCGTGGAATGGGCGGGGGACTTCCCCCGATTCATCGGCCCGGTCCTGGCCTGGACCAAATGGGCCGACTTGGCGATCGTGGGCCTGCCCGCCTGGCTGGTGGTCCTGTTCGGGGGGAGCTGGCTGGTCCGCCGCCTGGGCAGTACGGACTCGGGAGCGCTGATTGCCTGCGGGTCCGCACCGGAAAATCCTGATGCGGAGTCCGCCGCGACTGGCGATACTGACGAGTCGGTCCAGGCCGCGCCGCAGCACGCGCCCGACCCCGGAGCCCCGCCGCCGGACATCCTCAGGGCTGGCTGGGCCATGCTGTCATTTGGCGTGGTGTTCTTCGTGGTGTCCTGGTTTGTGCCTTTCACGGCCAACCACGTCCTGAACCTGCTGCTGGTCAGCGTGGCCGTGGCGGGCGGCGCGCTGCTGGTGCGCCGCCGCCTGGAGCCGGGGCTTTTGGACTTCTTCCTGCTTATTTACTGCCTGGGAACGTTGCTGGACATCCTGGGCACTCCGGCGGAGGTGATCTGCGTGGCCTGGATTCCGGTGATGGCCTTGGCCGCCTGGAACCGCTGGCGCAACGGCTGCCGCAGGGCGGCCTGGGTCTTCGGCGCGCTCGGGGGCATATCCCTTTTGGGGATGGGGCCCCAGGCGGTGGTGCTGTCACAGGCTTGGTTCCTCATGCACCTGACCAGGGGGACGGTGCGCGCCATGCGGGCGTCCATGGCTGGAAGGGGCGCGGCCTGGCTGCGCTACGGGTACCCTCTGGCGGTAACGATCCTGTCCGTAGCCTACCTGGCCTGGCTCCTGATGTTCATGGGCGGGCCGGGGTTCGTGGACTACGTGTTCACGCTGGAGCTGGCCCTGGGGCCTGCGAAGCTGTCCCTGGACGCGATTGCGGCCATGGTCGTCCTGTTCTTCGCGGCCAGGCTGGGCCTGGTCTGGCTGGGGATATCCCTGGAGAGGGCCAGCTACGACGGCAGGAAGCTGGACCCTGCCCTCTCGCACACCCTGTCCACGCTGGCCTCGTACGCGGTCTGGCTCAGCTACCTGCTGGCCGCCCTGCACATCCTGGGGGTGCCGCTCACCGGCCTGACCTGGATCGCCTCCGGCCTCTCGGTGGGCGTGGGCTTCGGCCTGAAGGACATCATCAGCAACTTCATGTCCGGTCTCATCATCCTGTTCGGCGGGTCCATCAAGAAGGGCGACGTGGTCCAGACCGGCAAGACCCTTGGCGAGGTCACGGCGGTGTCCGTGCGCAACACCACCGTGCGCACCATGGACAACTCCATGGTCATCATCCCCAACTCCAGCTTCCTCAAGGGCGAGATCATCAACTGGAGCTACCAGGACAAGCGCATCCGCCTGACCATCCCCGTGAGCGTGGCCCCCGGCACCAAGGTCAAGAAGGTGCGCAAGATCCTCTTGGGCGTGGCCGGGAAGCACGAGAGGGTGCTGAAGGATCCGGCCCCGTCCGTGTTCATGCGCCAATTCGGCAGGATGGGCCTGGATTTCGAACTCTACGTCTGGATCGAGGATTTCCGCGACAAGTTCACGGTGGAGTCCGACCTGGCTTCCGCCATCGACCAGCAGCTCCAGGAGAACAAGATCACCGTGGCCTTCCAGGGCGTGAAGGTGAAGTACAAGCCCAAAGGCACCGAGGAGGCCCAGCGCGAGGCGGCCCGCGAGGCCCTGCGCGAGAAGCGCCGCACCGTGTTCGCCATGGTGCGCCCCCTGCGTCAGGTGCACATGCGGGCCAAATGGGGCGTGCCCGTGAAGATCGTCCCGCCTGCCGAGTAGGGCGCGGGTCTCAGGCTCACGCTTCGCGGTGTGCGGTTTTGCCCGATTTCGACCGGGCTCGCCGCGCGGCGCGGATGGCGCTTTTAAAAAAAAATCCGCTCTATTCTTCCGGGGCCTGTAACCGAAACGGCCCCAAGTCACGACCTCCCAATCGGAGGCACATGTGGGCACGACCCGCTCTGACGACGCGCAGGCCGTGCGGCGCGTCCTGGCTGGCGACACGGACGCGTTCGAGGTGCTGGTGCGCGCGCATCAGGAGCATCTGTTTCGGCTGTTGTCGCGCCATCTGCCCCATGCCGAGGTGGCCGAGGCCGCCCAGGAGGCGCTCCTGGACGCCTACCAGAGCCTCGCCAAGCTGCGCGATCCCGAGCGGTTCAAGTCCTGGCTGTCGGCCATTGCGCTGCGGCGCTCCGCCGACTTCTGGCGGGAGAAATCCCGGCGCGCCGAACACGGCGTGGACTTCTCCAGCCCCGAGGACATGGCCTGGCTGGAAGATGCGATGCAGGAGGACTCCTCCAGCCGTTTCGAGGAGCTCACCCGCCGCCAGGAGGCCTCCCGGCTGGTGGAAGCCCTGATGGAGGGCCTCTCGCCCGAGGACCGCATCGCCGTGGAGCTTTTTTACGCCGAGGAATACGGCGTTGCCGAGATAGCCGAGATGCTGGGATGGGGCGAATCGAAGGTGAAGGTGCGCCTGCACCGCGCCCGCAAGAAAATGGCCCGCAAGTACGAGAGCGTGCACGGGCGGGGAGAGAAACCATGAACGGGACTATGGACAGGATTTGCGCCGGGGTGGTGGCCGCCAGGGGGCAGGTTGCCGTGCCGCCGGGTTTTGCCGGACGGGTGATGGCCCACGTGCGCGAGCGGGCAGAGGCCGCGCTGGATGGCTGGTTCATGAGCCGGGTGGCCATGCCGCTCATGGCCGGAGGCGGGGTCGCCTCGCTCGGGTTCGGGCTGGCCTGGATGTGGCTGTGGCAGGCAGGCGCGCTGACCGAGGCATCCTTCCTGCTGACCGGCGACCTGCTGGCCGGATTTTAAGACGGAGGCGACGCCATGAACAAACGCAAGCTCATCCTGGCTGGCATCGGCATCTTTCTGGCCGGAGTCCTGGCCGGAGGCGCGGGCATGGGCTTGTTCGCCAAGCTCAGGCTGGCTCCCCTGACGC harbors:
- a CDS encoding PAS domain S-box protein gives rise to the protein MSLTNSLDLLEAIDAGILVVNAATHVIVHANPKALELLGRAEGDIVGRECHGLECLCEPDRAQPLDLLKPLLPQERTLQGAGGARLPVLIAAQPLTTPSAQLSILTFTDLTPLKQAERKYKSFFKNAVEGVFQSTPDGRFIAVNPALAEILGYDSPEEMIASLTDLRSQLYVDPADRDHLITELAAHGRITGFETRFWRKDGGVRWINTSARQVRDHNGELLYIEGLNIDITERKLAESAVREIEMSLRESEEKFRRTFDQSPIGAAMLSLDWTFLRANEAFCNLTGYEEEELLGTHIIRLTHPDDVEDAQARSAKLRSGEIDHYELDKRYIHKTGAVVWVHLSAALVRDASGKPIYYLPMVQDITERKEAEANLARTKARLKTLMTSSPAVIYSRRPVGDLDLTFISDNVEDLTGFSPQDFLSNPRFWLSRLNADDAPIMEAELRLQLAMGQGTREYRFTNAQGLTRWIRDQFRLVLDEYGRPAEIVGYLTDVTARRLIKEALESSEARYRAIVEDQTELVWRFRPGGTITFANAAVARYFGKSKEELVGAVFAEELAPEEGERLTRHLESLTPQSPVGAIEYRLAVPGGEERWLARNDHALFDQQGRLVEYQSVGRDITERVLSERALKKVMDEKERLRLNMEAVFRSIPDAIIVVDTDMEVIQTNRALSELCCIGGETTHGKHLHLVGGHCKRACFEVISTTLKTREPVLEYRVECKGNRPGQTVVINSSPLLDPENNFVGAVLVIRDITRLADLEKRLTDLHGHRGLIGKSKVMRSIYAVLDQLSEVESTVLVTGESGTGKELVAEALHYGGPRAKGPLIKVNCSALSESLLESELFGHVRGAFTGAIRDKVGRFEAAEGGTIFLDEIGDISPRIQLNLLRVLERKEYERVGDSKTRRANVRVIAATNADMQDKIRQGLFREDLYYRLKVMVIHLPPLRERTEDIPLLCEHFLGLFRASFGKHIAKVGEEVMRIFMTYRWPGNVRELRYALEHACILCPGGEIQAAHLPHELANGPSPHESPEQPAHRALSPRGHIQQGGLTREDLLDALERSANNRAKAARLLGVDRRTLYRNMEKHGVQ
- a CDS encoding mechanosensitive ion channel family protein yields the protein MARLRVLALLGFVLLAAGSAQALAADSPLVNPGVPASSPDSLAWREVLKGIDRDLDRRAAEVAEVRRDMPALLEQAKAYLARMDNHLSQVLIIGGVAGRTPWAMRSLRAHYQSMEIALEREAGMLRLTREHLDRIKQENATLREIKRKGPENAYNDATVAALDEPTRKMAAIKLEVDDLKANIDGVLQMFADLEENVREANRDFLEDYIDIFKEHFFSTSRPPLDVYGLKLLESRAVEWAGDFPRFIGPVLAWTKWADLAIVGLPAWLVVLFGGSWLVRRLGSTDSGALIACGSAPENPDAESAATGDTDESVQAAPQHAPDPGAPPPDILRAGWAMLSFGVVFFVVSWFVPFTANHVLNLLLVSVAVAGGALLVRRRLEPGLLDFFLLIYCLGTLLDILGTPAEVICVAWIPVMALAAWNRWRNGCRRAAWVFGALGGISLLGMGPQAVVLSQAWFLMHLTRGTVRAMRASMAGRGAAWLRYGYPLAVTILSVAYLAWLLMFMGGPGFVDYVFTLELALGPAKLSLDAIAAMVVLFFAARLGLVWLGISLERASYDGRKLDPALSHTLSTLASYAVWLSYLLAALHILGVPLTGLTWIASGLSVGVGFGLKDIISNFMSGLIILFGGSIKKGDVVQTGKTLGEVTAVSVRNTTVRTMDNSMVIIPNSSFLKGEIINWSYQDKRIRLTIPVSVAPGTKVKKVRKILLGVAGKHERVLKDPAPSVFMRQFGRMGLDFELYVWIEDFRDKFTVESDLASAIDQQLQENKITVAFQGVKVKYKPKGTEEAQREAAREALREKRRTVFAMVRPLRQVHMRAKWGVPVKIVPPAE
- a CDS encoding RNA polymerase sigma factor — its product is MGTTRSDDAQAVRRVLAGDTDAFEVLVRAHQEHLFRLLSRHLPHAEVAEAAQEALLDAYQSLAKLRDPERFKSWLSAIALRRSADFWREKSRRAEHGVDFSSPEDMAWLEDAMQEDSSSRFEELTRRQEASRLVEALMEGLSPEDRIAVELFYAEEYGVAEIAEMLGWGESKVKVRLHRARKKMARKYESVHGRGEKP